In the Sarcophilus harrisii chromosome 1, mSarHar1.11, whole genome shotgun sequence genome, one interval contains:
- the PHETA1 gene encoding sesquipedalian-1, with amino-acid sequence MKLNERSLAFYATCDSPADNTGFLYKKGERHTAYHRRWFVLKGNMLFYFEDRDSREPVGVIILEGCTVELCEAAEDFAFAIRFAGSRSRTYILAADSQPAMEAWVKALSRASFDYMRLVVRELEQQLERMRAGARPKAEPLVPPRRERSLPSGGLRENGCAVWSQEAPSLPNGSLPRTSHEGGPRPPPLPPRRKPSLGSSPAPLLVPETPFTPGTTTFSRLHDWYGQEILALRREWLQSRGQL; translated from the coding sequence ATGAAGCTGAACGAGCGGAGCCTGGCCTTCTACGCCACCTGTGACTCGCCGGCGGACAACACGGGCTTCCTGTACAAGAAGGGCGAGCGCCACACGGCCTACCACCGGCGCTGGTTTGTGCTCAAGGGGAACATGCTCTTCTACTTTGAGGACCGAGACAGCCGCGAGCCGGTGGGCGTCATCATCCTGGAGGGCTGCACGGTGGAGCTGTGCGAGGCCGCCGAGGACTTTGCCTTCGCCATCCGCTTCGCGGGCTCCCGCTCGCGCACATACATCCTGGCGGCCGACAGCCAGCCGGCCATGGAGGCCTGGGTCAAGGCCCTGTCCCGCGCCAGCTTCGACTACATGCGGCTGGTGGTGCGCGAGCTGGAGCAGCAGCTGGAGCGCATGCGGGCGGGGGCCAGGCCGAAGGCCGAGCCCCTGGTGCCCCCCCGGCGGGAGCGCTCGCTGCCCTCGGGCGGCCTCAGGGAGAACGGCTGCGccgtctggagtcaggaagcgcCCAGTTTGCCCAACGGCTCCCTCCCCAGGACAAGCCATGAGGGAGGCCCCCGGCCCCCCCCGCTCCCACCCCGCCGGAAGCCCTCCCTGGGCAGCAGCCCCGCCCCCCTGCTGGTCCCCGAGACTCCCTTCACCCCAGGGACCACCACTTTCTCTCGGCTCCACGACTGGTACGGCCAGGAGATTCTGGCCCTGAGGAGGGAGTGGCTGCAGAGCCGGGGCCAGCTGTGA